The window GGCGACGACGGCTACGTCCCGGCAGGGATCCAGTACTTCCAGGTGGGGGTGATCGAGGCCGAGGGCCGCCTCACGGCCCCTGCCCTGCCGGCCAGGGTGGCAGGCCCCGAAGCGGCGCCCCAAGCCCCACTCGCTCTGGTCGAAGGACCTGCCGATCCCGAGATGGCCACCCTCGCAAACGGGTTCTTCGATGCGCTGCTCGTGGGTGGATCCGAGCTCGGGCGATACGTCACACCGAGCTCGCGCATCGTCGCTGTCGTCCCTCACCCGTTCGAGTCGGTGGACGTCGACGACCTCCGCGTGGCCGAGATCGAGGGAGCGACGCTGATGAGGGCCGTGGTGACGGGAACCACGTCCGCGGGGGCGACCGAGGTGCTCGACTACACCGTGGAGATCGAGCGGAACTCGGACGTGTGGCTGGTGTCGGCAGTGTTGCCGGGCGTGCCCGTCGTGGGCGGGCCGGAAGGTGGGTGACCCTGTGATCGTCGTGCCCGCCGACCTGGTGCCGGAGGCGCTTCGTATTCGCTACGGCAGGACGCCGGCCGGGCTCGACGCGGCGACCGTGGAGAGGCTCGAGGATGCCGGGCTGCTCGTCGGCGGCCGCCTCCACCCCGTCGCCGCCGACCTCGCCGAGATCCTCGATGACCCGGCCCTCATCGTCCGAGTCGACGTCGTCGCCGGATCAAGGCGATCGAAGGCGACCGTGTGGGCGACGCCCGAGTCCGCCGTCGTCGGACGGTCGAGACCCGACGGAGCGTACGAGCTCGGTCATGCGAGGGTCTCGGCGCTGACGTTCCACATCGCCGACCTCGCCGGGGTCCGCATGCGTCCTTCTCCGCTGACCGGCGTCGTGCTCGACGCCACCGCCCGGCAGTCGCATGGCCTGAAGCGGCTCGTGTACGACGCCTCCCCTGGCCGTTTCAGCGTGAGAGCGCGCTGGCGCGACGACTCGATACACGACTGCACGGTCGACGCCGTCGACGGAGGAGCGCTCGGCTACTGGCTGGCCGGCGACGGGAAGCTGGTGGGGGCGTCGACGGGCACCGTGGTGCGAGCCATAGCCGCGGCTCTGCCGGAG is drawn from Acidimicrobiia bacterium and contains these coding sequences:
- a CDS encoding conjugal transfer protein, with amino-acid sequence MTMSHLEPVKDEDDFVLDGSEPRRPAPMVARPAAPHERSIPPRVLAIGVAVAILAVAGAGAWLARSGRAVEAPPGPSHPTVAVAGFAELYVATFLTAAGSGGTLDAFTPRRLPEDAMAPNTRYVTGTAAIAVEEVDAGYWSVTVAADVLDLGDDGYVPAGIQYFQVGVIEAEGRLTAPALPARVAGPEAAPQAPLALVEGPADPEMATLANGFFDALLVGGSELGRYVTPSSRIVAVVPHPFESVDVDDLRVAEIEGATLMRAVVTGTTSAGATEVLDYTVEIERNSDVWLVSAVLPGVPVVGGPEGG